The DNA sequence CACCCCGCCAGTCGGTCAGCAGGAAGCCCATGGGTGTCCGGCAGTGATGCAGGCAGGCGCGCTTCAGCGGCGTGAACTGGAAGATCCCGGCGATCGCCAGCAGAGCCGCGCCCAGCCAGGGCGAGGTGACGACGATCATCGGATTGCTGAGCTCGGCGGCCTGCAGCACCCATTGCAGCGCCGTCGCGAGCACGCTGAAGGCCGACCAGATCGCGACGTAGGCGGCCGCGAAGCTCCGGGTGCGGCCGGGCGTGCCGGCGCGTCGGTTCAGATGCGCGAAGGTCAGCAGCATCGGCAGCGCCGAGGGCAACATCATCGCCGCCATCATGACGGCCCACATCACGAAGACCGCGGCAAAGTTCACCGCGCTCCAGTCCGCCGACATCGGCATCATCAGCCGGGCCAGCGGGCTCTGCATGTCGAGCGCGCCCCAGACCAGGAAGGTCCAGCCCGCGGCCGCCGCGAGGACGATCGGGATCGCCTCGCGGCGGTGTCCCCTCAGGACGGTAAGAGGGGACGGGCCGGCGGTTTCAGGCTGCATAGCGGAAGGGTGCGAACATCGCTGTCCGGCCGTCCGCCTCGCAGGAGAGCCCGTGATCGGAGAACGCGACGTTCGTCCCGCGCGCGACGACGGCAGGCTCGCCCGGCGAGATGGCCAAGGGATGGCCGCTGACCTGGGCGGTGCCGCCGCCCTGGCCGCTGATCGCTTCGATCTCGGCCCGGCCGACGCCCTCGACCGCGAGGCTGAAGCTCTTGTCGCTCCCGTCGAAGTCGATCAATGCAGGCCGCGCCCCCAGCACCTCGGCGATCATCGGCGCGAGCGCGGCCAGATGGCCGCCTGCCTGACCTGAGAAGATGGCGCCGAGCGCTTCGGCCTGTTTCTCATCGGCGCGGTCGTCGGTATAGAGCGCGACCTTCCAGCCGCCGTCCTTCATGTTGCCCGGCGCATAGGCGAGCAGGGCTGCGTTCAACCCGTCGAGCGAGACGTCGCCATAGCTGCCCTTGTCGATGCGCCAGCCGATCAGGACGGTACAGTCGCCCTCGGTCGGCGGCGAGAAGAAGATGCACGGACAGACGGCCTCGCAATTGCAGGCCTCCATGTAGGTGCCCTGGACGTTCCAGTCGGTCATTTGTCATTCCTCCCTTGGACTATTGCCACCATCGGTTGGTCTCTATGCCCAGCCAAGTTCCCGCATCGCCCAGCCGGCGTTCCAGATCTTGGTCAGGTGACGGATCCTCCCACCGTCGAAATCCATCACATAGACGTAGTCGGAGGAAACGCTGCGCCCCGTCGGCGGAACCGGCCCGCCTTCGCCTGTATGGGTACCGGAAAAGACGGCGTAGGCGCTGACCTGGCCGTACGCCTCGTCGACGGCGAAGGAGCGCAGGTCGTAGCGGCCGTCGGGGACGAGGGCGAGCAGCCCCTTCATCCAGTCCGTATAGTCGGCGAGTGTGACAATCTCGGCCAATGGCTCAGCCTGTGAGGAAAATGAGGCGTCATCGGTGCAGAACCGCTGGCATTCCTGCCAGCCCTGACCGGTTTCACAGGCTTCGAAGAATTGCCGCCCTGTTTCAGAAATCGATGCCATTGTTCTTTCCTCCCTTGGTCTGCTTCCTTGGGCCTTGCTGGAGATCGCGTATCGCACGTGCGAACCGCGGATCGCCGAGCCGGATCACTCAGTCAGAGCCTTGTAATCGCCGCGCCGCTCTGCGGCCGTTCTCAGGATGTCGACGCCGTCGGACATCGGAATGAGCTTGGTGGTGCTCATCGCGTTCGCTGCGCCGCCGGCGAAGATGGTCATGAGCACCGCCATGACATCTTCATCGCTCGGCCCCTCGATCAGGGTGACGACGTCGCAGTCCCCCATGGCCCAGAACATGTGGTGGAGCTTGCAGCCGTTCGCTTCGGCGACTTCGCCCACCTGGACCGACCGGTCCTGCGGCTCGTTCATCAGCGCCCCCACGGTCTCTGGGGCCAGGCGTGTCCGGGTCAGATACCAGGCCATTTCGGTTGCCTCCCTTGTTGTCGACCGGTTAAAGCCGGCTCACGCTGCCGACGGGCGCGCCGGTTCCGGCGCGAGGTCGGCGGATGCAGTCTGCGATCTCGCTGCCGTGGGTCACGACCAGGTTGTGGTCCGCGCCGGTCAGGCTGTGCGAGCGGCAGTCGGGCAGCAGGGCCGCCAGCGCCCGCGCAATCGCCGGCGACAGGCCGGAGCCGCTGTCGCCATAGACGACGTCGACGGGCCGCTCGAACGCGGTCAGGTCGTCGGCACTGAAGTCGGGCTGGAACGTCGCCTCGATTTCATCTGCACAGTCGCCCGGCTGAGCCTCCATATAGGCCTGCGCCGGCTTCGGCAGTCGCGCGAAGGCGCCCTCACCGCACCAACCGTCGAGCATCTTTCCGACGACACCCGGCTCGCCGCGCCGCCATGCGGGCGCGACCGAGTTCAGGAAGTGCGCTTCCGCCCAGGAAAAGGTCTCCTGATCGCCGGCCAGACGCAGCACATCGAGGATCGCCGGCTCCAGGAACAGGAGCCGCTTCGCCGGCGCGTCCAGGTTGACCGCCATGTCGAGGGCGACATGGGCGCCGGTAGAATGGCCGACGATGATGTCCGGCGCGCCGGTCTCGGCGACCAATGCGGCGAGCGCTTCGGCGTTGGGCCGGCTCCTGGCCGGACGCTGTGTCGGCCGCGGGCCGGAGCCCTCATAACCGAGCAGGTTGGGCAGGATCACCTCGTAGCCTTCGCCCAGCTTGCTCACGACCTTCGCCCAGACGCCGGACGTTGCTGCGCCGCCGTGGATCATGAGGACACGGACCGGCCCGCTGCCGGCCAGCCGGTAGGTCAGGCGTCGACCGCCTTCGAGTTCGAGTTCCCGCATCGGGTCTGTCATTGCCTTGCCTCCCTGGTTACTTTCGGGTGCTGTCAGGACGCCTCGTGAAGCCGCCTGCCCAGCTCGCTCAGTCGTCGGACGTTCTCGCGATTGAAGAACCGCTCGAAGGGCGCCAGGCCGCAGACCACGTCGAGCATGGCCGTCGCGGCTTGCGGGTCTTCGGCGACCGCTCGATGATCACGGAATTTCTGCCTTGAGAACTCGACGAAGGTTCTGGGGTATCCGTGCGCCAAATTGACTTGTTTCCGACGTCCCGCAGGTAGTCGCTGCAGCTGTCGACGATGGGGTGGGAATGCCGGCACATGTTCTTCCACCCGGCTGAATCCAGCATTTTCTCGCATAATTCGACTGCTTACATGAATCTCTACTATTACTACGAACCGGGCATCTGAGCTGTTGCCGTTGACTTAGATATTTCGATCTCTTCTGCGGACATCTCAGATTCAATATTTTCGAAGAGTGGCGAAGAAATGTAGCGTTCGCCGGTATCCGGCAGCATGCACAGAATCACCGTCCCGGCCTCGGCCTTCTCGGCAATCTGCCTCGCAACGGCAAAAGTCGCGCCGCCCGAGATGCCGGTCAGAATTCCTTCCCTCTGTGCCAATTCCGTTGCCCAATGAACTCCGTCAGGTCCTGAGACTGGGACAAGATCATCATAGGCGTTCGCATCAACGGCATCCTGAAGAACAGCCGGGATGAAGTCGGGGGTCCACCCTTGAATCAGATGCGGCTGCCAAGCCGGATGTGTAGATGCGGGTCCGCCATCCGGCCTTCGATCCTGGGATGCCCCGCTGCCAAGCAGTTCGGCATTAGCAGGTTCGCTGAGAACGATCCGTGTGTCGGGGCGTTCAGCCCGCAATACCCGCGAAACACCAGCAACAGTCCCGCCCGTTCCATATCCAGTCACGAAATAGTCCAGACGGCTTCCGTCGAAGTCCGTAACAATCTCGCGCCCTGTCGTGTTCTCGTGAATCAAGGCATTGTCCGCAGTCTCGAACTGCCGCGCCAGGAACCAACCGTTCATCTCCGCCAGTTCCACGGCTTTCTTGTACATGCCAACGGCCCTCTCACTGCGTGGTGTAAGGATCACCTTGGCGCCCAGCATTCGCATTAGCTGGCGACGCTCGATAGAGAAGCTGTCAGCCATTGTGACGACCAAGCGATACCCCTTGGCGGCACAAACCATGGCAAGCCCAATTCCGGTGTTCCCGCTCGTCGCCTCCACCACCGTATGGCCAGGGCTCAATTCGCCCCGGCGCTCGGCCTCCTCGATAATGGAAATCGCGAGACGGTCTTTGACGGAGGCCGCTGGGTTAAAGAATTCAGCCTTCACATAGATATGCACATTTTCGGGTGCAAGGTAGTTGACTTTGATACATGGTGTATCGCCAATCACGTCAACAATACTGTCGTATCGGCGGCCCCGCCCTTCGGTCTTCCGGTGCTGCCTGCCAGTGGACATTGTTAGCTCTCCCCTGATACGCTGGAAGCACGCTGTATTGTTCACGTCTTCGGCGCGAAAACCTTGTCCGCAGCGTGCAGGATTCGTGCAGATTGCCGCGTTTTTTCCATGGCATTGGCATTTGAGAGCTTCACACTAGACACGGATACCTTCGAACTGCGCTGTGGGGAGACAGCGGTTCCGGTCGAGCCGCAAGTGTTCCAGTTGCTAGCCAAGCTGATCGAATGCCGGGAAAGGGTGGTTCCGAAAGACGAACTGGTCGATGAAATATGGAGTGGACGAGCCGTGTCGGATGCGACGATCGCAAGCCGCATCCGGCTCGCGCGGCAGGCGCTCGGCGATAGCGGCACGGAACAGCGATATATTCGGACCGTCCACGGAGTTGGTTTCAGGTTCGTTGCAGCGGTAACCGAGACTCTTTCGGCGAAGGCATCCACAAAATTGCCCGAGTCCACTCTCGATAAGGCTGACGTGCCACGCCGCCCTTCGATTGCTGTCTTGCCCTTTCAAACTTTCGATCCTGGGAAATGGACAATCATCGCAGAGGCTATTCCGCACGACTTAATTCAGGCTTTGTCAAAACTGCGCTGGATATTGGTGATCGCACGCCCATCGTCTTTCCGGTTCCGTGGATCCAACGTCGATATTCAGAATGTCGGCCGACAGCTTGGCGTCCGTTACTGCCTGACCGGCATGATTGAGCAGCGTATTGCGGAGATATCACTCAAGGTTGAACTGTCGGATACGCGCAGCGGAGAGATGGTGTGGGGTGAAACCTTCAGCTTCCAGGCTGACAAAGTTCATGAAGTTCGGGAAAGTATTATTGGGCAGGTAGTTGCAGCATTGGAAATTCAGATCCCTAGTCATGAAGCCCATTGCGCCCGATTGAACGCTCCCGAAAATCTTGACGCATGGTCCCTTTATCATCTCGGTCTTCAATGCGTCTATCGGTTCAACAGGAATGAAAATGACGCCGCAAAAGCACTCTTTCAGCGCGCGGTGGAACGTGACCCTAGCTTTGCGCGAGCGC is a window from the Minwuia thermotolerans genome containing:
- a CDS encoding GYD domain-containing protein, which produces MAWYLTRTRLAPETVGALMNEPQDRSVQVGEVAEANGCKLHHMFWAMGDCDVVTLIEGPSDEDVMAVLMTIFAGGAANAMSTTKLIPMSDGVDILRTAAERRGDYKALTE
- a CDS encoding DUF2182 domain-containing protein, which encodes MQPETAGPSPLTVLRGHRREAIPIVLAAAAGWTFLVWGALDMQSPLARLMMPMSADWSAVNFAAVFVMWAVMMAAMMLPSALPMLLTFAHLNRRAGTPGRTRSFAAAYVAIWSAFSVLATALQWVLQAAELSNPMIVVTSPWLGAALLAIAGIFQFTPLKRACLHHCRTPMGFLLTDWRGGTGGAWTMGLRHGAYCLGCCWALMALLFVGGVMNILWIAALAALVAAEKLMPRGERIAPALGVILIGAGAVHLAWLLG
- a CDS encoding winged helix-turn-helix domain-containing tetratricopeptide repeat protein yields the protein MALAFESFTLDTDTFELRCGETAVPVEPQVFQLLAKLIECRERVVPKDELVDEIWSGRAVSDATIASRIRLARQALGDSGTEQRYIRTVHGVGFRFVAAVTETLSAKASTKLPESTLDKADVPRRPSIAVLPFQTFDPGKWTIIAEAIPHDLIQALSKLRWILVIARPSSFRFRGSNVDIQNVGRQLGVRYCLTGMIEQRIAEISLKVELSDTRSGEMVWGETFSFQADKVHEVRESIIGQVVAALEIQIPSHEAHCARLNAPENLDAWSLYHLGLQCVYRFNRNENDAAKALFQRAVERDPSFARAHAGLSFAFFQDAFVKYENNSDDAAEKARRHAERAIELDPIDPFANLTMGRYFWLKGELDSSVGWLERVRHLSPNHAQAIYSKSWVDAMAGRPQSAIEGVNLCMQLSPFDPMQYAMLGVRALSNIVRGDAENAVYWAEKAALSPGAHFLVDMTAVIAHAMNVDNSKASYWAKRVFERAPNVRASYFLDAFPFQDDDVRANVQKLLHEYKFPD
- a CDS encoding alpha/beta fold hydrolase, which produces MTDPMRELELEGGRRLTYRLAGSGPVRVLMIHGGAATSGVWAKVVSKLGEGYEVILPNLLGYEGSGPRPTQRPARSRPNAEALAALVAETGAPDIIVGHSTGAHVALDMAVNLDAPAKRLLFLEPAILDVLRLAGDQETFSWAEAHFLNSVAPAWRRGEPGVVGKMLDGWCGEGAFARLPKPAQAYMEAQPGDCADEIEATFQPDFSADDLTAFERPVDVVYGDSGSGLSPAIARALAALLPDCRSHSLTGADHNLVVTHGSEIADCIRRPRAGTGAPVGSVSRL
- a CDS encoding PLP-dependent cysteine synthase family protein, coding for MSTGRQHRKTEGRGRRYDSIVDVIGDTPCIKVNYLAPENVHIYVKAEFFNPAASVKDRLAISIIEEAERRGELSPGHTVVEATSGNTGIGLAMVCAAKGYRLVVTMADSFSIERRQLMRMLGAKVILTPRSERAVGMYKKAVELAEMNGWFLARQFETADNALIHENTTGREIVTDFDGSRLDYFVTGYGTGGTVAGVSRVLRAERPDTRIVLSEPANAELLGSGASQDRRPDGGPASTHPAWQPHLIQGWTPDFIPAVLQDAVDANAYDDLVPVSGPDGVHWATELAQREGILTGISGGATFAVARQIAEKAEAGTVILCMLPDTGERYISSPLFENIESEMSAEEIEISKSTATAQMPGS
- a CDS encoding ester cyclase — protein: MASISETGRQFFEACETGQGWQECQRFCTDDASFSSQAEPLAEIVTLADYTDWMKGLLALVPDGRYDLRSFAVDEAYGQVSAYAVFSGTHTGEGGPVPPTGRSVSSDYVYVMDFDGGRIRHLTKIWNAGWAMRELGWA
- a CDS encoding DUF1326 domain-containing protein, with product MTDWNVQGTYMEACNCEAVCPCIFFSPPTEGDCTVLIGWRIDKGSYGDVSLDGLNAALLAYAPGNMKDGGWKVALYTDDRADEKQAEALGAIFSGQAGGHLAALAPMIAEVLGARPALIDFDGSDKSFSLAVEGVGRAEIEAISGQGGGTAQVSGHPLAISPGEPAVVARGTNVAFSDHGLSCEADGRTAMFAPFRYAA